The sequence CCCCGCCTGAGGTGGTCGACCTTAGGGCATCCGCCAGCAACTTTGGAGGTAACAGCCGCATAAGGGTAACTGTATCAAGCCCAACTGGAGCGAGGTCCGTCAAGATACTGGCGAACCTAGACCCATCGCTCAGATACGTGCAGGGAAGCTCCAGAATAGGGGGAGTATCCTCACCCCCTAGGGTGAGGGGGAATGTGCTGGAGTGGCAGATCTCTGTTTCAAAGGGCGGCACGGCCACCATAACCTTCGATGTATCACCAGCTGACGAGGAGTCCTCCAGTGGGAGTGTGCTGATCTCTCTACCCAAATACGGGAAGAGCGTCAAGGTGGAGGTGGAGTTCAGTCTCGCCCAGAGAGGGGTCGCTCCGCCACCTACATTCAGCATAGAGCTACCATCTCTCCCATCGATCCCGTGGTGGATAATACTAATTCCCTTGGCACTGATCCCCTTCCTGCTGGCGGTGAGAAGGAGGGAAAGGGCCAGGAGGATAGTTATGGATTACGAGGCGCTGAAGTGGGCGGTGAGGAGAGGTGTGCTCGATGACCTAGTCCAAGACCACGAGATATTGATACCCATGGAGACCTTCAATAAGCTGAGCAAGGACCAAGTTCTCATGTCTTCCATAGAGAAGCTCATAGTTGACAGGGCTATAAAGGTCGAGAAAGCCCCTAAGAGAAAGATAGTCGTGAGGGGAGCTGATGAGGAGCTTTCAGCCGCTCTGGGTCTAGCGGACAGGGAGGGCGTACCAATATACACTGGCAGAGAGGAGCTGCTCAAGGAGCTTAAAAGGAGAGGCTTCGATGCTAGGTTGATAAGGGAAGCTCCCCCGCCAGTGCTGAAGAGGAAGCTCCCCTAACCTTATCCACTCACCCCCTTTTTATCTCGTCTTTCAGCCCCATCTTACCCTCCCTGAATATCCTCGGATCCATCTCCCTGAGATCGTCTGCTATTACCGGTTTGAACTCCATCTTGGATAGCAGATCCCTATCCAAGTCAACGCCTGGAGCCACCTCCTCTAGCACCAGCCCTTCGTCAGTCAGCCTGAACACCGCTCTCTCCGTTATGTAGAGTACCTCCTTGCCCTCCTCCAGAGCGACCTTCCCGTTGAAGACTATCTTGTAAACGTTATCAACGAATTTGATCACATTCCCGTCCATCTCTATGAGAAGCTTCCCTTCCCCGACCTTCAGCTTCTTCTTGCCGGCCGTGAATCCTCCACCGAAGAAAACCCTCGGGGATCCGGCAGCTATAACTGGAAAACCACCCGGGCCGGGCATTCTGTTTGGGAGCATGGACGGGTTGACGTTTCCCTCCTTGTCTATCTGCATGAATCCCAGAGAGGCGGCGTCTATTATCCCGCCCTCGTAGTTGGTGAACATGTCCGGCATCGGTATTATGGCGAAGGGACCTATGGAGACACCGAAGTCCTCCCCCATCAGGGCCAGCCCGCCCCACGGTCCGGACTCTATAGTAGTCACGATGTAATCTGAGATCCCCTCCTCGGCAGCGACGTTGGTGACCATGGCCGGGATCCCTATACCTAGGTTCACGAGGATCGGACCACCCTTCTCGTTCACGAGCTTCACCATCTCCAAAGCTATCCTCCTCGCGACGACCTTTCTCTCGTTCAGCTCCATCTTTGGAAGCAGATTGGGGGTTATCGGTGGAATGATGGTCCCGCTTATTCGGGGGTCGTACATGATGGTCCCGCTCTGCCAGTGGTACTGGGGAGGAGCCACGACCAAGAAGTCAACTAGGGGTCCCGGTACGTGGACATCCTTCGGGTTCAGGGAGCCGAACCTCGCCTCCCTCTCCACCTGAGCGATCACTATCCCCGGATTCGGCTGGGCCTTCGCAGCTTGAGCGATGGCCAGCACGGTCCCAAATATGCCCTCCTTCTCCATTGTTATGTTTCCCATCTCATCAGCCGTAGTTCCCCTGATCATGGAAACGTTAGGCTTTGGAGCTTCGTAGAACAGGTACTCCTCACCATCTATCTCTATGAGGGAAACGCGGCAGGTCCTTCTCTCCCGGGCTAGATCATTCATCGCACCACCGTCCTGCCTAGGATCGAGGAAGGTCCCTCTGCCTATGGAAGTCAGGAGACCTGGCCTACCCGAGGCCACCTCCCTGAACCAGTAGGCGGCCATCCCTATGGACCATGAATAGAGCTCTACCCTGTTCTCCATGGCCAACTTCTGAACATACGGTGCCCATCCGGTGAACGGGAGAAGCATCCCCCTGATGAACTCCTGACCCTCCTCCTCGTAAACCCTCTTGGCCACGAAGTCGAGGGCCCTGTTGGGGGTGGCCGGGAGCGTGTCAGATATTATGAAGAGGTCCTTGGGATGGCCCGTGTCCCTGTATCTCTCCCACAACTTCATTATCAGGTATTCCGGAGTTGTGGCCATGTTGAAACCGGATATAGCCACCACCGATCCATCCGGGACGTGGGAGAGGGCCTCCTCAACGCTGACAAACTTGTTGTAGGGCAACGGCATCTAAACACCATTGCAATATTATATGTTCAAAGATTAAATCGCTACCGGAAGGGGAACCGGGATAAGTGAGACGGCCCTAAAATCGGGGGTCTTCCATGCTCCTCCTGCGACCTGATGATGTGAGGGAAGCTATAGAGAGCGACATCATGGGTTTTCTGAACACTCTCAAGAGAGCTCTCGTTGAGAAATCCTCGGGCAAGGGATGGTATCCCTCTAGGCCGTCCACCAATCTTCCTAGGGGATGGATAGGCTTTATGCCAGCGTACTCCGAGGAGTTGGGCGCGGTGGCGGTGAAGATAGTCGGCTTCTTCCCCGAGAATCCGAGCAAAGGGTTGCCCACAGTGCCAGCTTCCGTCCTGCTGATAGATGCGGAGACGGGAACCCCTCTCTCCCTGATGGATGGGACCGTGATCACGGAGTACAGGACCGGAGGCGCCAGCGCCCTCTCCGCTGAGGTGATGGCGAGGGAGGATTCAGAGACGCTCCTGATCATCGGAGCTGGGACCCAAGGCAGGTCCCACTCACGCCTCATACCGGAGGTGAGGCCCATCAAAAGAGTATTCGTGAGGGATGTCGACAGGGCGAGAGCCGAGTCCCTAGCGGACTGGTTGAGGAGGAGAGGGCTGGACGCGAAAGTTGTCACTGAGAACAGGCATGCGGACATAATAGCCACGGTCACCACGTCGAAGAAGCCGGTATTGCTCGGTAGGGACTTGGCTAGGGGCACCCATGTCTGCGCGGTCGGCGCGTACACGCCTGACGCTAGGGAGCTTGACGATACGGCGATAACCTCCTTCGATAGGATCGTCGTCGATACGGCCGACGCCCTCCAGGCTGGTGACCTCAAGATACCCTTGGAGAGAGGACTGATCCCGAGGAGCAGGGTGGTCGGGGAACTGGGTGAGGTGCTGTTAGGCTTGAAGATCGGGAGAGCATCATCTAATGAGATAACCTTGTACAAATCGGTAGGGACCTCAGCACTGGATGTGGCGGCCGCGTTCTTCGTGTACAAGAGGGCTGAGGAGTTGGGGCTGGGTAGGGAGGTGGACCTCTCCCCTTAACCATTTATTAGCTTCATGCTCCCAATAAGGTGGGTGGCCAGACTGAGCTGGGTACAGAGAGTCTTCGTGGAGAGGGCCGATCTCTACATCGAGGTCATGAATGGGACCTGGTCTGAGGGAGAGCAGATAGCGAAGTCAATAGCCAGAATCCTCAGGGAGAACGGCTTGGACTCCGGAAAGGTCCTAGATGCCTTCTGTGGTAACGGAAGGGTGGCCATCCCCCTAGCCATGGAGGGTTACGAGGTTGTGGGGGTTGATATCTCCCTCCCCTTCATAGA is a genomic window of Thermoproteota archaeon containing:
- a CDS encoding ornithine cyclodeaminase family protein, translated to MLLLRPDDVREAIESDIMGFLNTLKRALVEKSSGKGWYPSRPSTNLPRGWIGFMPAYSEELGAVAVKIVGFFPENPSKGLPTVPASVLLIDAETGTPLSLMDGTVITEYRTGGASALSAEVMAREDSETLLIIGAGTQGRSHSRLIPEVRPIKRVFVRDVDRARAESLADWLRRRGLDAKVVTENRHADIIATVTTSKKPVLLGRDLARGTHVCAVGAYTPDARELDDTAITSFDRIVVDTADALQAGDLKIPLERGLIPRSRVVGELGEVLLGLKIGRASSNEITLYKSVGTSALDVAAAFFVYKRAEELGLGREVDLSP
- a CDS encoding acyl CoA:acetate/3-ketoacid CoA transferase produces the protein MPLPYNKFVSVEEALSHVPDGSVVAISGFNMATTPEYLIMKLWERYRDTGHPKDLFIISDTLPATPNRALDFVAKRVYEEEGQEFIRGMLLPFTGWAPYVQKLAMENRVELYSWSIGMAAYWFREVASGRPGLLTSIGRGTFLDPRQDGGAMNDLARERRTCRVSLIEIDGEEYLFYEAPKPNVSMIRGTTADEMGNITMEKEGIFGTVLAIAQAAKAQPNPGIVIAQVEREARFGSLNPKDVHVPGPLVDFLVVAPPQYHWQSGTIMYDPRISGTIIPPITPNLLPKMELNERKVVARRIALEMVKLVNEKGGPILVNLGIGIPAMVTNVAAEEGISDYIVTTIESGPWGGLALMGEDFGVSIGPFAIIPMPDMFTNYEGGIIDAASLGFMQIDKEGNVNPSMLPNRMPGPGGFPVIAAGSPRVFFGGGFTAGKKKLKVGEGKLLIEMDGNVIKFVDNVYKIVFNGKVALEEGKEVLYITERAVFRLTDEGLVLEEVAPGVDLDRDLLSKMEFKPVIADDLREMDPRIFREGKMGLKDEIKRG